The proteins below are encoded in one region of Flavobacterium nackdongense:
- a CDS encoding DUF4861 family protein, producing MKFLKLILLIVLMLPIFSTAQSKKTINILNNSNLDRKEAVIAIQWETILTNYPKIDTTDFVVINPKTKQQIPFQLEHRGLKTIQNLLLQVDVKAKSTLSLSIQKGKPENFVVKTYARFVPERKDDFAWENDRIAFRTYGKAIEKTKEDAYGLDVWVKRTDKMIINERYKLGDYHIDHGNGMDYYHVGFSLGAGNMAPYINDTIRYSGNYHQWKVLDNGPLRSTFQLFYDTWNAGGTKVKATKTISLDAGSQLNRIENVYLFDGDKPLPVVVGIIKRPEAGIISLDEKQGTMSYWEPTHKEHGTTGVGSILTSTVNAMLVNDKQILAKTEVKNNEPIIYYSGAAWDKAGKIANSKQWDSYLETFSQQIAAPLIITIQ from the coding sequence ATGAAATTTCTTAAATTAATTTTACTAATCGTTTTGATGCTGCCAATTTTTAGTACAGCACAATCTAAAAAAACGATAAACATTCTAAACAATTCCAATTTAGATCGAAAAGAAGCAGTAATTGCCATACAATGGGAAACTATTTTAACCAATTATCCCAAAATTGATACCACAGATTTTGTCGTAATTAATCCAAAAACGAAGCAACAAATTCCGTTTCAATTGGAACATCGTGGTCTTAAAACAATACAAAACCTATTACTTCAAGTCGATGTAAAAGCAAAATCAACGCTCTCACTTAGCATCCAAAAAGGAAAACCAGAAAATTTTGTTGTCAAAACCTATGCCCGTTTTGTTCCAGAGCGAAAAGATGATTTCGCTTGGGAAAATGACCGTATAGCTTTTCGTACTTATGGAAAAGCCATAGAAAAAACAAAAGAAGACGCTTATGGTTTAGATGTTTGGGTCAAACGCACCGATAAAATGATTATCAATGAGCGCTATAAACTAGGCGATTATCACATAGATCACGGCAATGGTATGGATTATTACCACGTTGGCTTTTCATTAGGAGCAGGCAATATGGCACCTTATATCAACGATACCATTCGTTATTCTGGCAATTATCACCAATGGAAAGTTTTGGATAACGGTCCTTTGCGCTCCACTTTTCAATTGTTTTATGACACTTGGAACGCAGGCGGAACAAAAGTAAAAGCGACAAAAACCATATCCTTGGATGCTGGTTCACAACTCAATCGCATAGAAAATGTCTATTTGTTCGACGGTGACAAACCACTACCCGTTGTAGTTGGAATTATAAAAAGACCAGAAGCTGGAATCATTTCATTAGACGAAAAACAAGGAACAATGTCCTATTGGGAACCTACGCACAAAGAACACGGAACCACTGGAGTTGGTTCTATACTAACTTCTACTGTCAATGCAATGCTAGTAAATGACAAGCAAATATTAGCCAAAACCGAAGTGAAAAATAATGAACCCATCATTTATTACAGTGGAGCCGCTTGGGACAAAGCTGGAAAAATAGCCAATTCAAAACAATGGGACAGCTATTTAGAAACTTTTTCGCAACAGATTGCAGCCCCATTAATCATTACAATACAATAA
- a CDS encoding gluconate 5-dehydrogenase gives MSINLFDLTGKTALITGGVHGLGMAMAKGLGQAGARIVVNDLSQEALDKAVAEYKSVGLEAYGYVFNVCDEQAVIASIAKIEAEVGPIDILINNAGIIKRTPIVDMTIEDFTAVITVDLISPFIVSKNVAKGMMQRGGGKIINICSMMSELGRDSVSAYAAAKGGLKMLTKNMATEWAKFNIQTNGIGPGYFATSQTAPIRVDGHPFNEFIISRTPAARWGDPEDLQGAAIFLSSKASDFVNGHILYVDGGILATIGKPSNED, from the coding sequence ATGTCAATAAATCTATTTGATTTAACCGGAAAAACGGCACTAATCACTGGAGGAGTACACGGATTAGGAATGGCGATGGCAAAAGGATTAGGTCAGGCTGGAGCCAGAATTGTAGTCAACGATCTTTCGCAAGAAGCATTGGATAAAGCAGTGGCCGAATACAAATCAGTTGGGCTTGAAGCTTACGGCTACGTTTTTAATGTTTGCGATGAACAAGCTGTAATAGCCAGCATTGCAAAGATAGAAGCCGAAGTGGGACCTATTGATATTTTAATCAACAACGCTGGAATCATCAAAAGAACGCCTATCGTAGATATGACCATAGAAGATTTTACAGCAGTAATAACAGTTGATTTAATCAGTCCTTTTATTGTTTCTAAAAATGTAGCCAAAGGAATGATGCAACGTGGCGGCGGAAAAATCATCAATATTTGTTCGATGATGAGCGAACTGGGAAGAGATTCTGTAAGTGCTTATGCTGCTGCCAAAGGTGGCTTGAAAATGCTAACTAAAAATATGGCTACGGAATGGGCAAAATTCAATATTCAAACCAACGGTATCGGTCCAGGTTATTTTGCGACAAGTCAAACCGCTCCTATTAGAGTAGACGGACATCCATTTAATGAATTTATCATCAGTAGAACACCTGCTGCTCGTTGGGGAGATCCTGAAGATTTGCAAGGTGCTGCCATTTTTCTATCATCCAAAGCGAGTGATTTTGTCAACGGACATATTCTGTATGTAGATGGTGGAATTCTGGCAACTATTGGTAAACCTTCCAATGAAGATTAA